One genomic region from Augochlora pura isolate Apur16 chromosome 7, APUR_v2.2.1, whole genome shotgun sequence encodes:
- the LOC144473040 gene encoding protein G12-like, whose amino-acid sequence MKFAVSLLSVLALVAGLAAYRLPATGSGELAKDLQDFLDLIPQKAAVKLVRAYLAEDKEFQAAMEVLRSKELYQLVIAIEAAPEVVELVSFMQEAGLDAYYLLNKLNEILASNRAHAMDFSDVQISGGLVGFAKDFGSLISYEEGQALLDEKVAAGGIFKQYFNICLSDRFVKFYQNVHNNIHYQLLAREAEQKNIDTAVFQQLFPILVVLRAALA is encoded by the coding sequence ATGAAATTCGCCGTGTCATTGTTGTCCGTGTTGGCGCTGGTCGCCGGGCTCGCCGCTTACAGGCTGCCAGCAACAGGTTCGGGAGAGCTCGCCAAGGACCTGCAGGACTTCCTCGACCTAATACCACAGAAGGCGGCCGTTAAACTGGTGAGAGCCTACCTGGCCGAAGACAAAGAGTTCCAAGCTGCCATGGAGGTGCTGCGGTCCAAGGAGCTCTACCAATTGGTGATTGCCATCGAAGCTGCGCCCGAGGTCGTCGAATTGGTTTCGTTCATGCAGGAGGCTGGCCTCGACGCCTATTATTTGTTGAACAAACTGAACGAGATCCTGGCTAGTAACCGAGCCCACGCAATGGACTTCTCCGACGTTCAGATCTCGGGAGGACTCGTGGGTTTCGCCAAGGATTTCGGCTCTCTCATATCCTACGAGGAGGGGCAGGCGTTGCTCGACGAGAAGGTAGCCGCTGGCGGTATTTTCAAACAGTATTTCAACATCTGCTTGAGCGACAGGTTCGTGAAGTTCTACCAGAACGTTCACAACAACATACACTACCAGCTTCTGGCTAGGGAAGCCGAGCAGAAGAACATCGACACCGCGGTCTTCCAGCAGCTGTTCCCCATCCTGGTCGTCCTCAGGGCAGCCCTTGCTTAG
- the LOC144473037 gene encoding protein G12, which yields MNPQILIMSAFAAASVALIGFLAYRIRHTSDEIDFMNQPPLKDNSSLEEDLWDILGFLPQNEVLEVIERYMKYDKQIGETVSFVNDHKRFLIRELQNMPQVHRVGMVLSKNGLDVPYWSEKVQACWKMAPRYIRNNKDVADGGLTVMIDQILRLVPLIELDELLRQKAKYSGSFRRLLQLLRSNDFDELCNAIKKNRMMHHHYFWAEESGLEVRFAGELLRLLHFYLTQNLPT from the coding sequence ATGAACCCGCAGATACTGATAATGAgcgcgttcgccgcggcgtcggTGGCGCTGATAGGTTTCCTCGCCTACCGGATCCGCCACACGTCGGACGAGATCGACTTCATGAACCAGCCGCCGTTGAAGGACAACAGCTCGTTGGAGGAGGACCTCTGGGACATCCTCGGCTTCCTGCCGCAGAACGAGGTGCTGGAGGTGATCGAGCGTTACATGAAGTACGACAAGCAGATCGGCGAGACCGTCAGCTTCGTCAACGACCACAAGAGGTTCTTGATCCGCGAGCTGCAGAACATGCCGCAGGTGCATCGCGTCGGTATGGTCCTGTCGAAGAACGGCCTGGACGTGCCGTACTGGTCCGAGAAGGTGCAGGCCTGCTGGAAAATGGCGCCGCGCTACATCCGGAACAACAAGGACGTGGCGGACGGCGGACTGACCGTCATGATCGATCAAATACTGCGGCTGGTGCCGTTGATCGAGCTGGACGAGCTGCTGCGCCAGAAGGCGAAGTACTCCGGCAGCTTCCGCCGGTTGCTGCAGCTGCTGAGGTCGAACGACTTCGACGAGCTGTGCAACGCGATCAAGAAGAACAGGATGATGCATCACCATTACTTCTGGGCGGAGGAGAGCGGCCTCGAGGTCAGGTTCGCCGGCGAGTTGCTACGGCTGCTGCATTTCTACCTGACGCAGAACCTGCCCACTTAG
- the LOC144473038 gene encoding protein G12-like translates to MRFVVAALAVMAVASPLSSAMRLPPAGSGALAKEIQDFLNLIPLDECTKIVRAYIAHDKQVQALLEIAASPESVAYIKEIEAVPEFKQLMNYFQKAGLDIYLMVNKMNEALKLDAIVPLSSYAATSGNGVHGLLNDLKAVLPMNKLRALYAEKEKNSVVFQNLIKEVTSKKYHPLILAVLQSKNVQSIALASEKIGVSGEDFSTGYSVLLSAHIMRSIA, encoded by the coding sequence ATGAGATTCGTAGTAGCAGCATTGGCCGTTATGGCGGTAGCCAGTCCTCTATCAAGCGCCATGAGGTTGCCCCCGGCAGGCTCCGGCGCCCTCGCCAAAGAAATACAGGACTTCTTGAACCTGATCCCGTTGGACGAATGCACGAAAATCGTCAGAGCCTACATCGCCCACGACAAGCAAGTCCAGGCTCTCTTGGAGATCGCCGCGTCTCCGGAATCCGTGGCTTACATCAAGGAAATCGAAGCGGTGCCCGAGTTCAAGCAGCTGATGAACTACTTCCAGAAAGCCGGCTTGGACATCTACCTTATGGTGAACAAAATGAACGAGGCTCTGAAACTCGACGCGATCGTGCCACTGTCCAGCTATGCTGCAACCAGCGGCAACGGTGTCCACGGTCTCCTGAACGACTTGAAGGCAGTCCTGCCCATGAACAAACTCCGGGCTTTGTACGCCGAGAAGGAGAAGAATTCCGTCGTGTTCCAGAACCTCATCAAGGAGGTCACATCCAAAAAGTACCACCCCTTGATTCTCGCCGTGCTCCAGAGCAAGAACGTGCAGAGCATTGCCCTGGCTTCGGAAAAGATCGGAGTCAGCGGCGAAGACTTCTCTACTGGATACAGTGTGCTCCTGTCTGCCCACATTATGCGCAGCATCGCCTAA
- the LOC144473381 gene encoding uncharacterized protein LOC144473381 — MMKFVVAALAILAVSTSTDAYKLPRAGNGALADTLQDFVDIVPVNKIVSIIMQYLAEDREFGVMVSFLKGPEFKAVIRDAESMPEVVDLLNYVQKAGLDIYYLANKLNKFIGLPAIRPMVATEKITGGIRGFLDDVEALIPVAQIKQLYNKKMSTSKIFADLMQKLRSPQVQKIANAIAANPNLKVIIQKANKVGIDSKAVVAFLERFLGIKIPIPHFEITLVASTGTAKMRIQLVAVAAFLALATSGSALPSYGQGPLYEDVKYFTNMVPLKKIAAITMKYAAEDREFQELVRYVKSDEFKQMVQEIEAIPEYHVFVKYMQQNGVYLADLTNQLNKLLGVPNFVPMDAYRTNGLKGYFEDVKAQVSYDQFIHGYVYKMRTSAAFRGFVAHLKSGNHQRFINTMYRNQKYLHFRNMIQNKGIDVALIEDVIYTVLGIEFPQLSFEVEATPFSNPQLGKDIEDFINLLDKEKIVKIVLSYLDDDQIQTAMKYMYSEEFHVLVRKVEAMKEYQQLVLYLEDAGLDMFGFLQSVHILFGMEDYVPPKPALFYDAELFVNKGGIKKMCDEVIATLPLDKIKALYYQKMANSPAFKNFMQMIRSDDFKHIVNLVYSSPIFREMRAKVIAAGIDLAPVKELIKKIIGYDLPAVPYYY; from the exons ATG ATGAAATTCGTAGTCGCAGCTCTGGCCATCCTGGCCGTGTCCACCTCCACGGATGCCTACAAGCTCCCGCGCGCTGGCAACGGCGCCCTGGCCGACACCCTGCAGGACTTCGTGGACATCGTGCCGGTGAACAAAATCGTCTCGATCATCATGCAGTACCTGGCCGAGGACAGAGAATTCGGTGTGATGGTCAGCTTCTTGAAAGGACCTGAATTCAAGGCCGTCATCCGTGACGCTGAATCCATGCCAGAGGTCGTCGACCTTCTGAACTACGTGCAGAAGGCCGGTCTCGACATCTACTACCTGGCGAACAAGCTGAACAAGTTCATCGGCCTGCCGGCAATCAGACCGATGGTCGCCACCGAGAAGATCACCGGAGGTATCCGCGGTTTCTTGGACGACGTCGAGGCTCTGATCCCGGTTGCCCAGATCAAGCAGCTGTACAACAAGAAGATGTCCACGTCCAAGATCTTCGCCGACTTGATGCAGAAGCTCAGGTCCCCGCAGGTGCAGAAGATCGCCAACGCTATCGCCGCCAATCCCAACCTGAAGGTCATCATCCAGAAGGCCAACAAGGTCGGCATCGACAGCAAAGCCGTCGTCGCTTTCTTGGAGAGATTCCTTGGCATCAAGATCCCCATTC CTCATTTTGAAATCACATTAGTAGCATCTACCGGAACAGCGAAG ATGAGAATCCAGCTGGTAGCCGTCGCCGCTTTCCTCGCGCTCGCCACGAGCGGCAGCGCGCTGCCCTCGTACGGGCAGGGCCCGCTCTACGAGGACGTGAAATACTTCACGAACATGGTGCCGCTGAAGAAGATCGCGGCCATCACGATGAAGTACGCCGCCGAGGACCGCGAGTTCCAAGAGCTGGTGCGTTACGTGAAATCGGACGAGTTCAAGCAAATGGTGCAGGAGATCGAAGCGATCCCCGAGTACCACGTGTTCGTCAAATACATGCAACAAAACGGCGTGTACCTGGCCGACCTGACCAACCAGCTGAACAAGCTGCTGGGCGTGCCGAACTTCGTCCCGATGGACGCGTACAGGACGAACGGTCTCAAGGGCTACTTCGAGGACGTCAAGGCGCAGGTGTCCTACGACCAGTTCATCCACGGCTACGTCTACAAAATGAGGACCTCCGCGGCGTTCCGTGGATTCGTCGCACACTTGAAGTCCGGCAATCACCAGAGGTTCATCAACACCATGTACAGGAACCAGAAATACTTGCACTTCCGCAACATGATCCAGAACAAAGGAATCGACGTCGCCCTGATCGAGGACGTCATCTACACCGTGCTCGGCATCGAGTTCCCCCAGCTCAGCTTCGAAGTCGAGGCGACCCCGTTCTCCAACCCTCAACTCGGCAAGGACATCGAGGACTTCATCAACCTATTGGACAAGGAGAAGATCGTCAAGATCGTGCTGTCCTACTTGGACGACGACCAGATCCAGACCGCCATGAAATACATGTACAGCGAGGAGTTCCACGTGCTCGTCCGCAAGGTGGAAGCGATGAAGGAGTACCAACAGCTCGTCCTCTACCTCGAAGACGCCGGACTCGACATGTTCGGCTTCCTCCAGAGTGTCCACATTCTGTTCGGCATGGAGGACTACGTTCCGCCGAAACCCGCGCTCTTCTACGACGCCGAGCTCTTCGTCAACAAGGGCGGGATCAAGAAGATGTGCGACGAGGTGATCGCCACGCTGCCCCTCGACAAGATCAAGGCTCTCTATTACCAGAAGATGGCGAACTCGCCGGCCTTCAAGAACTTCATGCAGATGATCAGATCTGACGACTTCAAGCACATCGTGAACCTGGTGTACAGCTCGCCCATCTTCCGCGAGATGAGGGCGAAGGTAATCGCCGCTGGTATCGATCTTGCGCCGGTCAAGGAACTCATCAAGAAGATCATCGGTTACGATCTTCCCGCTGTGCCCTACTACTACTAA
- the LOC144473039 gene encoding protein G12-like, with the protein MKLAVSVLSVFLLVTGLGAFRIPATGSGEFAKDLQDFLDLIPLERASELVRAYLAKDKEFQAAIEILYSKELYQYTMDLEAAPEYAELFSFMQGAGLDGYYILKRINELLTDHQLPSAVVAPDIPISGGLLGFVVDMNSLIPAEKAVALFNEKIAAGGKFTEYYVISYSPRFLEFYKRLANNVHYQILIREAEKKNVNTVLFQLLFTTLMIVRLVVA; encoded by the coding sequence ATGAAACTCGCCGTTTCGGTGTTGTCCGTCTTTCTCCTGGTCACCGGCCTCGGCGCATTCAGAATACCGGCAACAGGTTCGGGTGAGTTCGCCAAGGACCTGCAGGATTTCCTCGACCTGATACCCCTGGAGAGGGCGAGCGAACTGGTGAGAGCATACCTGGCCAAAGACAAAGAGTTCCAGGCTGCCATAGAGATCCTCTACTCCAAGGAGCTCTACCAATACACGATGGACTTAGAGGCTGCACCCGAATACGCCGAATTGTTCTCGTTCATGCAAGGAGCCGGCCTCGACGGCTATTATATACTGAAACGAATAAACGAGTTGCTGACCGATCACCAATTGCCCTCTGCTGTTGTCGCCCCGGACATTCCGATCTCCGGAGGTCTCTTAGGCTTCGTCGTCGACATGAACTCTCTCATTCCCGCCGAAAAGGCGGTGGCCCTCTTCAATGAGAAGATAGCGGCCGGTGGCAAATTCACCGAGTACTACGTGATCTCGTATAGTCCGAGGTTCCTGGAGTTCTACAAGAGACTCGCCAATAACGTGCACTACCAGATCCTGATTAGGGAAGCCGAGAAGAAGAATGTCAACACCGTGTTGTTCCAGTTACTCTTCACTACTCTGATGATCGTCAGATTAGTGGTTGCTTAA